The Salmo salar chromosome ssa06, Ssal_v3.1, whole genome shotgun sequence genome window below encodes:
- the LOC106601291 gene encoding growth arrest and DNA damage-inducible proteins-interacting protein 1 has translation MATSMLCRRTAIFSWAIRRVSPLKSYNPASSHCGLLHQIVNYNPKPLKLNLKDPYIPDRESEKTPEWQKTAKYDRKLFGRYGSSSGIDPAKLWPSHAQLEEMIAEEREWNPPLQVMLKNVEAKTKEANAKRLAREKLVAANMAKMPKMVADWRKEKREAKQKLKDEKARRERLLAEARERFGYAMDPRSPKFLEMVSEIEKEEKKKRKLMKRRLKEEQSHVPPAASSG, from the exons ATGGCAACCTCCATGCTGTGCAGGAGGACAGCAATATTTAGCTGGGCTATTCGAAGGGTTTCACCCTTAAAATCGTATAATCCTGCCAGCTCACACTGCGGGCTTCTACATCAGATAGTAAATTATAACCCTAAACCACTGAAATTAAATTTGAAAGATCCATACATACCAGATAGGGAAAGCGAGAAAACTCCGGAATGGCAGAAGACAGCGAAGTATGACCGCAAGTTATTCGGGCGGTATGGCTCTTCGTCGGGAATCGACCCTGCAAAGCTGTGGCCCAGCCATGCCCAGCTCGAGGAGATGATAGCAGAGGAGAGGGAATGGAACCCTCCGCTCCAGGTGATGCTGAAGAACGTCGAGGCGAAAACGAAGGAAGCCAATGCGAAACGTCTCGCGAG AGAGAAACTGGTTGCAGCCAATATGGCCAAGATGCCTAAGATGGTGGCTGACTGGAGGAAGGAAAAACGGGAGGCGAAACAGAAGTTGAAAGATGAGAAGGCCCGTCGTGAAAGGCTGCTAGCTGAGGCCAGAGAACGCTTTGGCTATGCTATGGACCCCCGAAGCCCCAAGTTCCTGGAAATGGTGAGTGAAATTgaaaaggaggagaagaagaaaagaaAGCTGATGAAACGTAGACTAAAAGAAGAACAGAGCCATGTCCCTCCTGCTGCTTCCTCGGGCTGA